In Vespa crabro chromosome 5, iyVesCrab1.2, whole genome shotgun sequence, a single window of DNA contains:
- the LOC124424339 gene encoding UPF0764 protein C16orf89 homolog — protein sequence MTIGTIYAITLTEVKKVLNDPKFWIREISWKNQTLGAALPHPSQGLSYANGEDLIMKGRPKEFESDYCLVGIVKQKFYNECSIPYKCIQIIMNKDNPKGYPLTHRLLIIQTLRAMGCKENRMVPFLKLLPIYCSRILQDMIDIEAIGFPYNTRDLLMEQVVLCGSEGYLEFMDKHYENLILSWSHPSGCYSAFGYGEFIPKSNMNTDFGCDSHATGLAAASLALFIRKDVETAFQRI from the exons ATGACGATTGGTACTATTTATGCGATTACTTTAACAGAAG tAAAGAAAGTATTGAACGATCCAAAATTTTGGATACGAGAAATATCTTGGAAAAATCAAACTTTGGGTGCGGCGCTACCTCATCCATCTCAAGGATTATCGTATGCGAATGGAGaagatttaataatgaaaggaAGACCTAAAGAATTCGAAAGTGATTATTGTCTTGTCGGAAttgttaaacaaaaattttataacgaaTGTTCAATACCTTACAAAtgcatacaaataataatgaataaagataatcCAAAAGGATATCCTCTTACGCATAGATTACTTATTATACAAACTTTAAGAGCA atGGGATGTAAGGAAAATCGAATGGTaccatttttaaaattgttaccTATTTATTGTTCTCGTATTCTTCAAGATATGATTGACATTGAAGCGATTGGATTTCCTTATAATACGCGAGATCTGTTAATGGAACAAG TTGTTTTATGTGGATCAGAAGGATATTTGGAATTCATGGATAAACATTatgagaatttaattttaagcTGGTCTCATCCTAGTGGTTGTTACAGCGCATTTGG TTATGGAGAATTTATACCGAAAAGTAATATGAATACCGATTTTGGATGTGATAGCCATGCTACAGGTCTTGCAGCTGCAAGTTTAGCATTATTTATTCGCAAAGATGTAGAAACTGCGTTTCAACGAATatag